The Candidatus Thermokryptus mobilis nucleotide sequence ATGTTCACTACGGGAACGATATATGGGAGAGGTTCACACTTGATGAGATAAAGAAATATATCCCGCAGGAGGCGTTTGAGCGAAACAAGGAGATTTTTTCGCATTTGATTTGAAAGGTTTGTTTTCTTAAATTTTTCCTGACATAAGTAAACTTTGAAACAAAATCAATGAACACCTTGACGGAAAAAGAACCTCAAAAAATACTTGTAACAGCTGCCCTTCCATATGCAAACGGACCAATTCACCTTGGGCATCTTGCGGGTGCATATCTCCCTGCCGACATTTATGTCAGATATCAAAGATTAAAAGGAAGAGATGTCATCTACATTTGTGGTTCCGATGAACACGGTGTCCCAATCACTATAACCGCTGAAAAGGAAGGAATAACCCCTCAGCAGGTCGTTGATAAATATCACTACATGAACAAGGAGAGCTTTGAAAAATTCGGGATAAGCTTTGATAACTACTCCCGGACATCACTTCCATTGCATCATCAAACTGCGCAAGAATTTTTCCTTGAACTTTACAAGAAAGGGATTTTAAAGGAAAAGACGACAAAGCAACTCTATTGCGAAAACGATAAAATGTTCCTTGCTGATAGATATGTTGAGGGAATTTGCCCGGTCTGCGGTTCCCCCGGGGCAAGGGGCGATCAATGTGAAAAATGCGGAAGCTGGCTTGAACAAACTGATTTGATTGAACCGAAATGTAAAATCTGTGGTTCAACACCTGTAATAAAAGGCACATCACACTGGTATCTTCCCCTTGGAGATTTTCAAAAGCGACTTGAGGAATGGATAAGCACCAAAACGCATTGGAAGGAAAATGTCAAACAATATGTTCAATCATGGTTTAGAGAGGGTCTGCAAGATAGAGCCGTCACAAGGGATTTGTACTGGGGCGTAAAAGTTCCGATTGAAGGGGTTCAAGGCAAGGTTATTTATGTTTGGTTTGATGCTTTGCTCGGTTATATCTCATCAACCAAGGAATGGGCACAAAAAATCGGTCAACCTGAAAAATGGCGCGAGTATTGGCAAAACCCTGAGACTAGATTAATTCACTTCATCGGAAAGGATAATATAGTATTTCACTGCATTGTCTTCCCTGCGATGCTTATGGCTTGGAACGATGAGCGTGATGATAAGTTTATACTTCCCGATAATGTCCCCGCTAATGAATTTTTAAATCTTGAGGGGAAAAAGCTTTCAACGAGCAGAAACTATGCGGTTTGGTTGAATGAATATCTTGAAAAATTTGAGCCCGATCCGCTCCGCTATGCGCTTGCAAGCATACTTCCGGAGACGAAGGATACGGATTTTTCGTGGAGGGAATTTCAAGCGAGAAATAACAACGAACTTGCAGATATACTTGGAAATTTTGTAAACAGAACGCTGACTTTTGCAAAAAAATACTTTGGAAATAAAGTCCCCGAAATTTTTGAGCTTGAAAACATTGACAACGAGATGATATCAAAGTTGAAGGAATACGCCGATAGAATCGCCGAAAATTATGAAAACTTTAAGATAAGAGATGGCGTCTTTGAAACGATGAACCTCGCAAGGCATGCGAATAAGTATTTCAATGATACAGAACCTTGGAGAACGATAAAAGAAAACCCCAAAAGAGCTTCAACGACGATAAACATTTGCTTACAAACCGTTAG carries:
- the metG gene encoding methionine--tRNA ligase, with the protein product MNTLTEKEPQKILVTAALPYANGPIHLGHLAGAYLPADIYVRYQRLKGRDVIYICGSDEHGVPITITAEKEGITPQQVVDKYHYMNKESFEKFGISFDNYSRTSLPLHHQTAQEFFLELYKKGILKEKTTKQLYCENDKMFLADRYVEGICPVCGSPGARGDQCEKCGSWLEQTDLIEPKCKICGSTPVIKGTSHWYLPLGDFQKRLEEWISTKTHWKENVKQYVQSWFREGLQDRAVTRDLYWGVKVPIEGVQGKVIYVWFDALLGYISSTKEWAQKIGQPEKWREYWQNPETRLIHFIGKDNIVFHCIVFPAMLMAWNDERDDKFILPDNVPANEFLNLEGKKLSTSRNYAVWLNEYLEKFEPDPLRYALASILPETKDTDFSWREFQARNNNELADILGNFVNRTLTFAKKYFGNKVPEIFELENIDNEMISKLKEYADRIAENYENFKIRDGVFETMNLARHANKYFNDTEPWRTIKENPKRASTTINICLQTVRALAILFEPVLPFSARKIWKMLNLNDDIVKSGWDSAYQLSLKPGHQLGEPEILFRKIEDSEIEREIKKLKIASGEITEEKIEFKPQITIEEFQKIDLRVADVVECERVKNSEKLLKLKVRIGNEERQIVAGIGRHYSPEELVGKKVIVVANLKPAKLMGIESQGMLLAAVKDEKLTLITTLGEIESGSQVR